In the genome of Neisseria animaloris, one region contains:
- a CDS encoding arsenate reductase/protein-tyrosine-phosphatase family protein, giving the protein MYQKILIVCIGNICRSPTAERLLQQKMPLLNISSAGLRAVTGKDAELQAIRTALKHGVIVAGHTARQLTPEMCKEADLILVMEPIHIEMVADILPEARRKTMLFAQWLPKKSIPDPFQQPEEVFEAVYRQLADAAEQWAMKLTLRP; this is encoded by the coding sequence ATGTACCAAAAGATTTTGATTGTCTGTATCGGCAACATTTGCCGCTCCCCTACCGCCGAACGGCTTTTGCAGCAGAAAATGCCGCTTCTAAACATATCTTCAGCAGGATTGCGTGCGGTAACAGGTAAAGATGCCGAATTGCAAGCAATTAGAACAGCGCTCAAACACGGTGTGATTGTCGCGGGGCATACTGCCCGCCAGCTTACACCGGAAATGTGCAAAGAAGCGGATCTGATTCTAGTGATGGAACCCATACACATCGAGATGGTGGCGGATATTCTGCCGGAAGCCAGACGGAAAACCATGCTGTTTGCCCAATGGCTGCCCAAAAAAAGCATTCCCGACCCATTCCAGCAACCGGAAGAAGTTTTCGAAGCCGTTTACCGGCAGCTTGCTGATGCGGCAGAACAATGGGCGATGAAACTGACCCTCAGACCCTAA
- a CDS encoding polysaccharide export protein produces the protein MRKLTVISFSLLVFTAGCTVIPGSGLPTRNKTVVYENNETVADTKLDNRVNIYPITLGLVERMQESPRRALSNPALERQKAAYRYRIGSGDVLNILVWHHPDLNTPTPISTNPESKQVSNGAWVDESGYLAYPLAGKIYARGKTLPQLQKILTSRLKRYIKRPQVSVNIAEFRSQRVSVSGAVAKPGQFPVTNIPLTLVDVIDQAGGAAENADTNNIKWTKNGIERTISLQDIRQYGDLSQNLLLSGGDIVYVPTTENSRVHVMGEVGKQTTLRIGSHGLTLTQALGDAGGMNQITANASGVFVIRNAPYDRKKPIHVYQLNLKDASAYALANRFKLRTDDVVYITAAPVARWNRVISQLTSSITNANSLDNTFK, from the coding sequence ATCAGAAAACTCACTGTTATCAGCTTTTCCCTGCTGGTTTTCACGGCAGGCTGTACCGTTATCCCCGGGTCGGGACTCCCCACACGCAATAAAACCGTGGTTTATGAAAACAACGAAACCGTTGCCGACACCAAACTCGATAACAGAGTCAATATCTACCCGATTACCCTCGGCTTGGTGGAGCGCATGCAGGAATCTCCCCGCCGTGCCTTAAGCAACCCGGCTCTGGAACGCCAAAAAGCAGCTTACCGCTACCGCATCGGCAGCGGCGACGTATTGAACATTCTGGTGTGGCACCACCCCGATCTGAACACACCCACCCCCATCAGCACCAACCCCGAAAGCAAACAGGTCAGCAACGGGGCATGGGTGGACGAATCAGGCTATCTTGCCTACCCGCTGGCAGGGAAAATCTATGCCCGCGGCAAAACCCTGCCCCAATTGCAAAAAATCCTCACAAGCCGTCTGAAACGCTACATCAAAAGACCGCAGGTTTCCGTCAACATAGCCGAATTCCGCTCGCAACGCGTTTCCGTATCGGGAGCAGTGGCCAAGCCCGGCCAATTTCCCGTTACCAATATCCCGCTCACCTTGGTTGACGTAATCGACCAAGCCGGCGGTGCGGCCGAAAACGCCGATACCAACAACATCAAATGGACTAAAAACGGCATAGAACGCACCATTTCACTGCAAGACATCCGCCAATACGGTGATTTGTCGCAAAACCTGCTATTAAGCGGAGGCGACATCGTTTATGTGCCCACTACCGAAAACAGCCGTGTTCACGTAATGGGTGAAGTCGGCAAACAAACCACGCTGCGTATCGGCAGCCACGGTCTGACCCTCACGCAGGCTTTGGGCGATGCAGGCGGCATGAACCAAATAACGGCTAATGCTTCGGGCGTGTTCGTTATCCGCAACGCACCTTACGACCGTAAAAAACCGATACACGTTTACCAGCTTAATCTGAAAGACGCTTCGGCCTATGCGCTGGCCAACCGTTTCAAACTGCGTACCGATGACGTGGTGTATATCACCGCCGCTCCGGTGGCACGCTGGAACCGCGTCATTTCACAGCTGACAAGCTCGATTACCAACGCCAATTCTTTGGACAACACGTTCAAATAG
- a CDS encoding polysaccharide biosynthesis protein: MNLETLLTLPRNVKKTFFVIHDAVVIFVAFWFAQSLKASYNEEWSNPANWLAFGSTAVLTILLFIKLGLYRAVTRYVSTRVLTTAVLGCFISAMLFFLSVLIFEQRLRLALPIVYFLLLVVLVTSSRMILKTILSDRRRRKHMIPVIIYGAGQSGRQLLEAIKQVSEYYAVAFVDDNTAIQCTLIYDLMVYKPSELDDLINRYGVEKILLAIPSATQEERKIIVERLKAYPCEVLAIPGMKDLVDGKITVSALKKISVVDLLGRDPVAPDDKLMGADITGKVVIVTGAGGSIGSELCRQIIRYRPAKLLLFELSEFSLYSIDKELFEFQTASNTHIEVIPLLGSIQHRKRLFTIMKAYGVQTVYHAAAYKHVPMVEFNTIEGVRNNVYGTLFCAQAAIDADVETFVLISTDKAVRPTNTMGASKRMAELCLQALAAEPGQKTRFCMVRFGNVLGSSGSVVPVFEKQIAAGGPVTLTHEDITRYFMTIPEAAQLVIQAGAMGKGGDVFVLDMGESVKIIDLARQMIRLSGLEVKDENHPDGDIEIKVTGLRPGEKLYEELLIGDDVQKTTHPRIMTASEVMLPWSELSDILERMDSACKEMNQMALRQLLLEAPTGFTPKDDICDLVWKQNLKAV; this comes from the coding sequence ATGAACCTGGAAACGCTGTTGACGCTACCCCGTAATGTCAAAAAAACCTTTTTCGTGATTCACGATGCCGTTGTAATCTTTGTAGCTTTCTGGTTTGCCCAAAGCCTGAAAGCCAGTTACAACGAAGAATGGTCCAACCCCGCCAACTGGCTGGCTTTCGGCAGTACCGCCGTGCTGACTATCCTGCTGTTTATCAAACTGGGTCTGTACCGTGCCGTTACCCGTTACGTAAGTACCCGTGTTCTGACTACGGCGGTCTTGGGCTGCTTCATCTCGGCAATGCTGTTTTTCTTAAGCGTGTTGATATTCGAACAGCGGCTGCGGTTGGCTTTGCCGATTGTTTATTTCTTGCTGCTGGTCGTGTTGGTTACCAGCTCACGCATGATACTGAAAACCATTTTGTCCGACCGCCGCCGTAGAAAACATATGATTCCCGTCATCATCTACGGCGCAGGCCAATCGGGGCGGCAGCTTTTGGAAGCCATCAAACAAGTCAGCGAATATTATGCGGTTGCTTTTGTAGACGACAACACCGCCATCCAGTGTACGCTGATTTACGATCTGATGGTGTACAAGCCGTCTGAACTCGACGATCTGATCAACCGCTACGGTGTCGAAAAAATCCTGCTGGCCATTCCGAGCGCCACGCAGGAAGAACGCAAAATCATTGTCGAACGTTTGAAAGCGTATCCATGCGAAGTGCTGGCGATTCCCGGCATGAAAGATTTGGTAGACGGTAAAATTACTGTCAGTGCCTTGAAAAAAATCTCGGTTGTCGACCTACTCGGCCGCGACCCCGTAGCTCCCGACGACAAACTGATGGGAGCCGACATTACCGGAAAAGTAGTCATAGTTACCGGTGCGGGCGGTTCTATCGGTTCGGAGTTGTGCCGCCAGATTATCCGCTACCGCCCGGCCAAACTGCTGCTGTTCGAATTATCCGAGTTTTCGCTGTACAGCATCGATAAAGAACTGTTCGAATTTCAGACGGCCTCGAACACCCATATCGAAGTTATCCCCCTGCTCGGTTCCATACAGCACCGCAAACGTCTTTTTACCATCATGAAAGCATACGGCGTGCAAACCGTGTATCACGCCGCCGCCTACAAACACGTACCCATGGTGGAATTCAACACCATCGAAGGCGTGCGAAACAATGTGTACGGCACCCTCTTCTGCGCACAGGCGGCAATCGATGCGGACGTGGAAACTTTCGTGCTGATTTCCACCGACAAAGCCGTCCGCCCCACCAATACCATGGGTGCGAGCAAACGCATGGCCGAGCTCTGCCTGCAAGCATTGGCCGCCGAACCCGGCCAGAAAACCCGCTTCTGTATGGTGCGTTTCGGCAACGTGCTCGGTTCTTCCGGTTCGGTTGTGCCCGTATTTGAAAAACAAATCGCCGCCGGCGGTCCTGTTACGCTGACCCACGAAGACATCACCCGTTACTTCATGACTATACCCGAAGCCGCCCAGCTGGTGATTCAGGCCGGAGCGATGGGTAAAGGCGGCGACGTATTTGTGCTCGACATGGGCGAATCGGTCAAAATCATCGACCTTGCCCGTCAAATGATCCGCCTCAGCGGTTTGGAAGTAAAAGACGAAAATCACCCCGACGGAGACATCGAAATCAAAGTTACCGGATTGCGTCCGGGTGAAAAATTATATGAAGAATTGTTAATCGGAGATGACGTACAAAAGACCACACACCCCCGAATTATGACAGCCAGCGAGGTAATGCTGCCTTGGAGCGAGCTATCCGACATTCTCGAACGTATGGATTCGGCATGCAAAGAAATGAACCAAATGGCCCTTCGCCAACTCTTACTCGAAGCACCAACCGGTTTTACCCCCAAAGACGACATATGCGATTTGGTTTGGAAACAAAACCTCAAGGCCGTCTGA
- a CDS encoding DegT/DnrJ/EryC1/StrS family aminotransferase, translated as MLNTSLAPWPSFTQEEADAVSRVLLSNKVNYWTGTECREFEQEFAAFAGTQYAVALGNGTLALDVALKAMGIGAGDDVIVTPRTFLASASSIVTAGANPVFADVDLNSQNISAETIQTALTPNTKAIIVVHLAGMPAEMDAIMALADKHNLWVIEDCAQAHGAKYKGKPVGSIGHVGAWSFCQDKIMTTGGEGGMVTTNDKALWSKMWSYKDHGKSYDAVYNRQHPPGFRWLHESFGTNWRMMEMQAAIGRIQLKRMPEWTAKRQANAAKLEAVLKNFGSIRLVNVPDYIEHAQYKFYAFVKPENLKAGWSRDRIVEELGARKVPCYQGSCSEVYLEKAFDNTPWRPKERLKNAVELGDTSLMFLVHPTITPEQIDFCCKNIESVLKEATK; from the coding sequence ATGCTAAACACCTCACTTGCCCCGTGGCCTTCGTTTACCCAAGAAGAGGCCGATGCCGTATCCCGCGTATTGCTCTCCAATAAAGTCAATTATTGGACGGGCACGGAATGCCGCGAGTTTGAACAAGAATTTGCCGCTTTTGCCGGCACGCAATACGCGGTTGCACTCGGCAACGGCACGCTGGCTTTAGACGTTGCCCTTAAAGCCATGGGCATCGGTGCGGGTGACGATGTGATCGTTACCCCGCGCACGTTTTTGGCTTCTGCCTCATCGATTGTTACAGCCGGTGCCAACCCCGTGTTTGCCGACGTGGATTTAAACAGCCAAAACATTTCCGCCGAAACCATTCAGACGGCCTTAACTCCGAATACCAAAGCCATTATCGTGGTGCATTTGGCCGGTATGCCCGCTGAAATGGACGCGATTATGGCTTTGGCCGACAAGCACAATCTGTGGGTCATCGAAGACTGCGCCCAAGCCCACGGCGCGAAATACAAAGGCAAACCGGTCGGCTCCATCGGCCATGTCGGCGCATGGTCGTTCTGCCAAGACAAAATCATGACCACCGGCGGCGAAGGCGGCATGGTTACCACCAACGATAAAGCGTTGTGGTCGAAAATGTGGTCGTATAAAGACCACGGCAAAAGCTACGATGCCGTGTACAACCGCCAACATCCGCCCGGCTTCCGCTGGCTGCACGAAAGTTTCGGCACCAACTGGCGCATGATGGAAATGCAGGCCGCCATCGGCCGCATCCAGCTCAAACGTATGCCGGAATGGACGGCCAAACGCCAAGCCAACGCCGCCAAGCTGGAGGCCGTCTTAAAAAACTTCGGCAGCATCCGTTTGGTGAATGTTCCCGACTACATCGAACACGCGCAATACAAATTCTATGCGTTCGTGAAACCCGAAAACCTCAAAGCAGGCTGGAGCCGCGACCGCATCGTCGAAGAATTAGGCGCGCGCAAAGTGCCGTGCTATCAGGGCAGCTGCTCGGAGGTGTATTTGGAAAAAGCCTTCGACAACACGCCGTGGCGGCCGAAAGAGCGTTTGAAAAACGCGGTGGAATTGGGCGACACCAGCCTGATGTTTTTGGTGCACCCGACCATCACGCCCGAACAAATCGATTTCTGCTGTAAAAACATCGAATCCGTGTTGAAAGAAGCAACAAAATAA
- a CDS encoding acetyltransferase gives MNNKLAVIGAGGHAKVILDAALLMEKWETVVFLDDYHNGKKTEFMGFPLLGGCGLLGQTVTPDQYDVALAIGDNATRKRRFEEVEKMGFHLPVITHPSAVVSRFAKVEHGTVIFAQAVVGAGAHIGKGVIINNSATVDHDCRLGDFVHISPGSHLAGNTSIDELSWIGIGSCTRQNSKVGKNCIIGAGAAVIENIPDNETAFGIPAQKLTR, from the coding sequence ATGAATAACAAACTGGCCGTTATCGGTGCGGGCGGGCACGCCAAAGTGATATTGGACGCGGCTTTGTTGATGGAAAAGTGGGAAACCGTGGTCTTTCTCGACGATTATCATAACGGCAAAAAAACCGAATTTATGGGCTTTCCGCTGCTCGGCGGCTGCGGGCTGCTCGGGCAAACCGTTACCCCCGACCAATATGATGTCGCCCTCGCCATAGGCGACAATGCAACCCGCAAGAGGCGTTTTGAAGAAGTGGAAAAAATGGGCTTCCACCTACCCGTTATCACCCACCCCTCCGCCGTCGTCAGCCGTTTTGCCAAGGTAGAACACGGAACGGTTATCTTCGCGCAAGCCGTTGTAGGTGCCGGAGCACATATAGGAAAAGGGGTAATCATCAACAATTCGGCCACGGTCGATCATGATTGCCGGCTAGGTGATTTCGTGCACATCAGCCCCGGTTCTCATTTGGCAGGAAACACTTCTATCGATGAATTGAGTTGGATAGGAATCGGCAGTTGTACCCGGCAAAACAGCAAAGTAGGAAAAAACTGCATCATCGGCGCAGGAGCTGCCGTTATCGAAAATATTCCCGACAATGAAACCGCATTCGGTATCCCCGCCCAAAAACTGACAAGGTAG
- a CDS encoding sugar transferase, translating to MHKLLKRLLDIIASALGLIVLSPVFLVLIYLIRKNLGSPVFFTQTRPGMNGKPFKMVKFRSMRDAADSDGHPLPDNERLTPFGRKLRSTSLDELPELWNVLKGEMSLVGPRPLLMEYLPLYNAFQYRRHEMRPGITGWAQVNGRNAISWNEKFQLDVWYIDNHSFWLDLKILLLTVKKVFVREGISAEGEATTTKFTGNEDNE from the coding sequence ATGCATAAACTGCTCAAACGCCTGCTCGACATCATTGCCTCGGCATTAGGGTTGATTGTTTTATCCCCCGTGTTTCTGGTGTTGATTTACCTGATCCGTAAAAATCTCGGTTCGCCGGTATTTTTTACCCAAACCCGCCCGGGCATGAACGGCAAGCCTTTCAAAATGGTTAAATTCCGCTCGATGCGCGATGCGGCGGATTCAGACGGCCATCCCCTTCCCGACAACGAACGCCTGACCCCGTTCGGCCGCAAACTGCGCTCCACCAGCCTCGACGAACTGCCGGAACTTTGGAATGTCTTAAAAGGGGAGATGAGTTTGGTCGGCCCCCGCCCGCTGCTGATGGAATACCTGCCGCTGTATAACGCTTTCCAATACCGCCGCCACGAAATGAGGCCGGGCATTACGGGGTGGGCGCAGGTAAACGGCAGAAACGCCATTTCATGGAACGAAAAATTCCAATTGGATGTCTGGTATATAGACAACCATTCTTTTTGGTTGGATTTGAAGATTTTGCTGCTGACCGTAAAAAAAGTATTCGTCCGCGAAGGCATCTCGGCAGAGGGCGAAGCCACCACAACCAAATTTACAGGCAATGAAGATAATGAATAA
- a CDS encoding glycosyltransferase — MRITIVAPYCSLPAEPHFNRFWYLAELLSQSHDVLLITSNFKHYDKCFRRPRDAETASRGRLKVMLLNESGYNKNVSLARVQSHHVFVKEFERWLAGCRPGDQSVVYSAYPLIATNILLGRHKARLGYKLIIDVQDVWPESFSSVVPFLKKIPHNLLPFASRANAAYRCADGLVAVSQSYLDRAQEANPNAPGEVVYIGADFEKLATAPAKTFGDNKTRFFYLGTLSFSYDVETVCKGIRQLANEGENVELHVMGGGPDLDKLKQYESNSVKFYGFLPYAEMMSVAKGCDIAVNPIHSYAMQSITNKLSDYMALQKPILNSQINREVAEVLTLVPHADYRSGDVADFVAAARKILLHKNDPVQSEEIKRRFKRDIAYQKIVNLIERLGHA; from the coding sequence ATGAGAATTACCATTGTCGCCCCTTATTGCTCGCTGCCTGCCGAGCCGCATTTCAACCGCTTCTGGTATCTTGCCGAGCTGTTGTCCCAATCGCATGACGTTTTGCTGATTACCAGCAACTTCAAGCATTACGACAAATGTTTCAGACGGCCTCGGGATGCCGAAACAGCTTCCAGAGGCCGTCTGAAAGTGATGTTGCTCAACGAAAGCGGCTACAACAAAAACGTATCGCTGGCACGGGTGCAGAGCCATCATGTATTTGTTAAAGAATTCGAACGATGGCTTGCCGGCTGCCGCCCCGGTGATCAGAGTGTCGTATATTCCGCCTATCCGCTGATCGCCACCAACATTCTGCTGGGGCGACACAAAGCCCGTTTGGGCTACAAACTGATTATCGACGTGCAGGACGTTTGGCCGGAATCTTTTTCTTCGGTTGTGCCTTTCTTGAAAAAAATACCGCACAACCTGCTGCCGTTTGCCTCGCGCGCCAATGCTGCCTACCGCTGTGCGGACGGCTTGGTCGCAGTATCGCAAAGCTACCTCGACCGCGCCCAAGAAGCCAACCCGAACGCGCCCGGAGAAGTGGTTTATATCGGTGCTGATTTTGAAAAACTGGCCACCGCTCCGGCCAAAACATTCGGCGACAATAAAACCCGCTTTTTCTATTTGGGCACGCTGAGTTTCAGCTACGATGTCGAAACCGTTTGCAAAGGCATACGGCAACTTGCCAACGAGGGCGAAAACGTAGAACTGCATGTTATGGGTGGCGGCCCCGATTTAGACAAACTCAAACAATATGAATCCAATTCGGTTAAATTTTACGGTTTCCTTCCTTATGCGGAAATGATGTCAGTGGCCAAAGGTTGCGATATCGCCGTCAACCCGATTCATTCTTATGCCATGCAATCGATTACCAACAAACTCTCCGACTACATGGCTTTGCAGAAACCGATTCTCAACAGCCAAATCAACCGGGAAGTTGCGGAAGTACTGACGCTGGTGCCACATGCCGATTACCGGTCGGGCGATGTGGCGGATTTTGTAGCGGCGGCAAGAAAAATTCTGCTGCATAAAAACGATCCCGTGCAGTCGGAAGAAATCAAACGCCGCTTCAAACGCGATATCGCCTATCAAAAAATCGTCAACCTTATCGAAAGGTTAGGCCATGCATAA
- a CDS encoding glycosyltransferase family 4 protein: protein MKIILTSSMSGLGGTEHATFRLGRLLSEQGHTVILASSDGPLIQDAEKLSIKWYEIDFYQSTAGYFKGMLAFAKMLKLEKPDIVHCQMARIVPACAVAAKIASPKTKVFYHARGLNPETYPKIAKLFDKLGVYIIANCRHEQQKLIRHGFPASRIDYTYNALPEIDSVPEKTEKDYVMLGTLSRLDKVRAVNLAIDMVKVLLDRGLSVRLSVAGIGEELENLKAQARRLGMDDKVIFLGGVRDLNAYFKEVDILLNTPVLVGDHGAGVGNNTLEAGLYGVPVVTYDVAGVSEIVLNGKTGYCIPFEDKTAFADAVETLVRDASLRRQMGTALKQHVETLCSDEEIYRTTMAAYNM, encoded by the coding sequence ATGAAAATTATCTTAACTTCTTCCATGAGCGGCCTCGGCGGAACAGAGCATGCCACCTTCCGCCTCGGGCGTTTACTGAGCGAACAAGGCCACACTGTTATTTTGGCCTCTTCAGACGGCCCTTTGATTCAAGATGCAGAGAAACTGAGCATAAAATGGTATGAAATTGATTTCTACCAAAGCACGGCCGGCTATTTCAAAGGAATGCTGGCATTCGCCAAAATGCTGAAACTCGAAAAACCGGATATCGTGCACTGCCAGATGGCCCGTATCGTGCCTGCCTGTGCCGTGGCGGCGAAAATCGCTTCGCCCAAAACCAAAGTGTTCTACCATGCCCGCGGCCTCAACCCTGAAACTTATCCGAAAATCGCCAAACTTTTCGACAAGCTCGGCGTGTATATCATCGCCAATTGCAGACACGAACAGCAAAAACTGATCCGACACGGGTTTCCCGCCTCCCGCATTGACTACACCTACAATGCCCTGCCCGAAATCGATTCGGTTCCTGAAAAAACCGAAAAAGATTACGTGATGCTCGGCACGCTTTCCCGTTTGGATAAAGTTCGCGCGGTTAATCTGGCCATTGATATGGTGAAAGTACTGCTCGACCGCGGCTTATCCGTACGGCTTTCGGTTGCCGGTATCGGCGAAGAGTTGGAAAACCTGAAAGCGCAGGCCCGCCGCTTGGGAATGGACGACAAAGTGATTTTCCTCGGCGGGGTACGCGATTTGAACGCTTATTTCAAAGAAGTCGACATTCTGCTCAACACACCCGTTTTGGTAGGCGACCACGGTGCCGGAGTCGGTAACAATACGCTTGAAGCAGGCTTGTACGGCGTGCCCGTGGTTACTTATGATGTGGCGGGCGTATCCGAAATCGTACTCAACGGCAAAACGGGCTATTGCATTCCGTTTGAAGACAAAACCGCCTTTGCCGATGCGGTCGAAACGCTGGTACGCGATGCCTCTCTGCGCCGACAAATGGGAACCGCTTTAAAACAACATGTCGAAACCCTCTGTTCCGACGAAGAGATTTACCGCACCACCATGGCAGCATACAACATGTAA